A genome region from Neptunomonas japonica JAMM 1380 includes the following:
- a CDS encoding indolepyruvate ferredoxin oxidoreductase family protein codes for MKDVTLNDKWELDSGRVYLTGSQALARLPMLQAQRDKLQGLNTAGFISGYRGSPLGGFDKTLWQAKKYLTTHNIFFQPGINEDLGATSVWGSQQVNVFEGAKYDGVFGLWYGKGPGVDRTGDVLKHANAFGSSQFGGVLAVAGDDHACKSSTLPHQSDYAFVDAMIPVLYPSGIQEMLDFGLYGWAMSRFSGCWVGFKTLAELLDSSVSADLDLNRINIKTPADFELPPEGVNARWPDKPMQQEARLHTYKLKAAQEFCRINKLDKTVITSQAPRLGIVTTGKSYMDVLQALDDLGITHEKASELGIKLYKVGMVWPLEPVGIREFAKDTPELLLIEEKRGIIEDQIKDYLYSWQDGARPRIIGKRDENGQELLTTLGELTPAMIARAIASRIAPFYQSEQVASRLAFLCAKEAELAQPRSLVERTPHFCSGCPHNTSTRVPEGSKALGGIGCHYMATWMDRGTETFTQMGGEGATWIGQAPFTNNQHVFQNLGDGTYFHSGLLAIRASVAAEVNITYKILYNDAVAMTGGQPVDGQLTVQQITHQLFGEGVRRLAIVSDEPYKYPSRADFADGVTFHHRDDLDAVQREFRETQGCTALIYDQTCAAEKRRRRKRGQMPDPEKRVVVNSEVCEGCGDCGVQSNCLSVLPKQTERGRKRQIDQSSCNKDFSCIRGFCPSFVTVKGGTLRKAAGLNATPPAENLPEPITATINKPYNILLTGVGGTGVVTVSALLGMAAHLEEKGVGVLDQIGLAQKFGAVMSHIRIAPTQEQLHTVRIPAGETDLLIGFDLMVGASEEALGKLDGKRSFAIINNHDTMPAAFTRDPDLQVPNNEMQAVIEATARAEGTFCFDATQLATDLMGDGMAVNLFTIGYACQKGLLPLSRESIEEAIKLNGASVDTNLKAFLWGRCAAHDLDNVTQVVKPAPVVQMVRMLPSLEEQIEKELTHLTEYQNAALAQRYHKRLSQFSRTEKEHTNKTHISRAIAENYSKVLAYKDEYEVARQLTSETFKQQLDEQFEGDFELEFNLAPPLIARKDKHTGRPRKRVFSQKIMPMFRLLARMKSLRGTPMDIFAWSEDRRLEKQIIRDYETDINLIEKAINNSDGRNFNYSAAQQLAEIPGMIRGYGPVKEENYLKAKAKRQALHTELQTEKNNNVDLISAQA; via the coding sequence ATGAAAGATGTAACACTTAATGATAAGTGGGAATTAGATTCTGGACGCGTTTACCTGACAGGTAGCCAAGCCTTAGCACGCTTACCCATGCTGCAAGCACAACGCGATAAACTGCAAGGACTAAACACTGCAGGCTTTATTTCTGGCTATCGCGGCTCCCCTCTAGGCGGCTTTGACAAAACACTGTGGCAAGCAAAAAAATACCTAACGACACACAACATTTTTTTCCAGCCAGGCATTAATGAAGACCTGGGTGCAACATCCGTTTGGGGCTCTCAGCAAGTCAATGTATTTGAAGGTGCTAAATATGATGGTGTCTTTGGTTTATGGTACGGAAAAGGCCCAGGTGTTGACCGCACTGGAGATGTACTAAAGCATGCCAATGCATTTGGCTCCTCACAATTTGGCGGTGTACTGGCTGTTGCAGGGGATGACCATGCCTGCAAATCCTCAACACTCCCCCATCAGAGTGACTACGCTTTTGTCGATGCGATGATACCCGTGCTTTATCCTTCCGGGATCCAGGAGATGCTGGATTTCGGCTTGTATGGCTGGGCAATGTCACGCTTTAGCGGTTGCTGGGTTGGCTTTAAAACATTAGCAGAACTACTCGACTCATCAGTATCTGCAGACCTAGATTTGAACCGCATCAACATAAAAACCCCCGCTGATTTTGAACTCCCTCCTGAAGGAGTTAACGCTCGCTGGCCTGACAAACCAATGCAGCAAGAAGCCCGTTTGCATACCTACAAGCTGAAAGCTGCACAAGAGTTCTGTCGGATAAACAAGCTAGATAAGACAGTAATTACCAGCCAAGCACCGCGCTTAGGTATTGTCACGACCGGCAAATCCTATATGGACGTACTTCAAGCATTAGACGACCTAGGTATCACGCACGAGAAAGCCAGCGAACTAGGCATCAAACTTTATAAAGTAGGCATGGTTTGGCCACTAGAGCCCGTGGGTATTCGAGAATTTGCTAAAGACACCCCAGAACTTCTATTGATTGAAGAAAAACGCGGCATTATTGAAGACCAAATTAAAGATTATTTATATAGCTGGCAGGACGGTGCTCGCCCAAGAATTATTGGCAAACGTGATGAAAACGGCCAAGAACTACTAACAACACTGGGTGAGCTCACGCCCGCGATGATTGCCCGAGCTATTGCTTCACGCATTGCGCCTTTTTACCAAAGCGAACAGGTTGCATCACGTTTAGCATTTCTATGTGCCAAGGAGGCCGAACTTGCCCAACCACGCTCTCTGGTAGAACGTACTCCGCATTTTTGCTCGGGCTGCCCGCACAATACATCGACTCGCGTACCTGAAGGCAGCAAAGCTTTAGGCGGCATAGGCTGCCATTACATGGCTACTTGGATGGACCGCGGTACAGAAACTTTCACTCAAATGGGAGGCGAAGGCGCTACCTGGATTGGCCAAGCACCTTTTACTAACAACCAGCATGTTTTCCAAAATTTAGGCGACGGAACTTACTTCCATTCCGGGCTACTCGCAATACGTGCATCAGTGGCTGCTGAAGTGAATATCACCTACAAAATCCTCTACAACGATGCCGTTGCTATGACCGGCGGCCAACCCGTAGATGGACAGCTAACCGTCCAACAAATCACCCACCAACTTTTTGGTGAAGGCGTTCGCCGCTTGGCCATCGTTAGTGATGAGCCTTACAAATACCCAAGCAGAGCCGACTTCGCTGATGGCGTTACCTTCCACCACCGTGATGATCTAGATGCCGTTCAACGCGAATTTCGTGAAACCCAAGGCTGTACTGCTCTTATCTATGACCAAACTTGTGCCGCTGAAAAACGCCGACGTCGCAAACGCGGCCAAATGCCTGATCCTGAAAAACGCGTTGTTGTTAATAGCGAAGTATGTGAAGGTTGCGGCGATTGTGGTGTGCAATCAAACTGCCTATCAGTGCTACCCAAACAAACGGAGCGCGGCCGCAAACGCCAAATAGATCAGTCATCATGCAACAAAGATTTCAGCTGCATCCGTGGTTTTTGTCCAAGCTTTGTTACCGTTAAAGGCGGAACTTTACGAAAAGCCGCAGGCTTAAATGCCACACCACCCGCAGAGAACCTGCCGGAACCAATAACAGCAACAATAAACAAACCTTATAACATTCTACTGACAGGTGTAGGCGGAACCGGCGTTGTAACTGTCAGCGCATTACTAGGCATGGCTGCGCATTTAGAAGAGAAAGGTGTTGGTGTGCTCGATCAAATCGGTCTGGCACAAAAGTTCGGTGCCGTTATGAGCCACATTCGTATTGCACCTACACAAGAGCAACTGCACACAGTACGTATCCCTGCTGGTGAAACTGATCTGTTAATAGGCTTTGACCTGATGGTCGGCGCCAGCGAAGAAGCTCTGGGAAAGCTAGATGGAAAACGCAGCTTTGCGATTATTAATAATCACGACACAATGCCCGCCGCCTTTACCCGCGACCCTGACCTACAAGTGCCAAATAATGAGATGCAAGCCGTTATTGAAGCAACAGCACGCGCTGAAGGTACCTTTTGCTTCGACGCCACCCAACTAGCAACAGACCTAATGGGCGACGGTATGGCGGTGAACCTCTTTACGATTGGTTATGCTTGCCAAAAAGGCCTACTACCTTTAAGCCGTGAATCAATCGAAGAGGCGATCAAGCTCAACGGCGCCTCTGTTGATACCAATCTCAAAGCTTTTTTATGGGGCCGTTGTGCGGCGCACGATCTAGATAACGTCACACAAGTCGTCAAGCCTGCTCCGGTTGTACAAATGGTTCGCATGCTACCCTCTTTAGAAGAGCAAATAGAGAAAGAGCTCACACATCTCACTGAATACCAAAATGCAGCACTTGCGCAACGTTATCATAAGCGCCTTTCGCAATTTAGCCGCACCGAAAAAGAGCACACCAATAAAACTCACATCAGCCGTGCTATTGCAGAAAACTACAGTAAAGTGCTGGCCTACAAAGATGAGTATGAAGTCGCTCGACAGCTAACCTCTGAAACATTCAAACAACAATTAGACGAGCAGTTCGAAGGAGACTTTGAACTGGAGTTCAACCTTGCCCCGCCACTGATTGCACGCAAAGACAAGCACACAGGGCGTCCACGCAAACGTGTTTTCAGCCAAAAAATCATGCCCATGTTCCGCTTACTCGCGCGGATGAAAAGCCTACGCGGCACGCCTATGGACATCTTTGCATGGAGCGAAGACCGCCGCTTAGAAAAGCAGATCATTCGTGACTATGAAACCGATATAAACCTGATAGAAAAAGCGATAAATAATAGTGATGGCCGAAATTTCAACTACAGCGCAGCCCAACAGCTAGCAGAAATCCCCGGCATGATCCGAGGATACGGCCCAGTAAAAGAAGAAAACTACCTCAAAGCGAAGGCCAAGCGCCAAGCATTACATACGGAGCTGCAAACAGAGAAAAACAACAACGTTGATCTCATTAGCGCGCAAGCTTGA
- a CDS encoding sodium-dependent transporter: MWSSRLAFILAASGSAVGLGNIWKFPYITGENGGGAFVLVYLLCIALIGMPIMIAEVMIGRRGGRSPINSLRMLTQRDGLSTRWTWIGWMGITASFLILSFYSVIGGWALSYVGQSAGGVFTDSNADSIGALFGGLLSDPWTLLLWHSVFMVLVITIVAGGIRSGMEKAINILMPILFILLLVMVGYALSSGDFAQGFAFLFQPDFSKLTTEGILTALGHAFFTLSLGMGVMMAYGSYLPKNVSIVKTAVAVSVVDTVVALLAGLAIFPLVFANGLEPGSGPGLIFQTLPLAFGQMTGGVLFGTLFFALLVVAAVTSAISLLEPVVEWLEEQKGINRLSGTLIGGISIWVLGLFTILSFNEWADVHPLDFIPVFENKTIFDLLDYVTANLMMPLGGLFIAIFVGWFMNKQAVENQLDINNGYGFKIFMFILRFITPAAVATVFIYNLV; this comes from the coding sequence ATGTGGTCTTCACGCCTTGCGTTTATTTTAGCCGCCAGCGGATCTGCAGTAGGCCTGGGTAATATCTGGAAATTTCCCTATATCACGGGCGAAAACGGCGGTGGTGCTTTTGTACTGGTATACCTGTTGTGTATAGCGCTGATCGGTATGCCGATCATGATTGCAGAAGTAATGATTGGTCGCCGTGGTGGACGCAGCCCTATCAACTCATTACGTATGCTAACGCAACGTGACGGCCTTTCAACACGTTGGACATGGATAGGCTGGATGGGCATTACAGCATCGTTCTTGATTCTTTCTTTCTACTCAGTCATTGGGGGGTGGGCATTATCCTACGTTGGCCAATCGGCAGGAGGTGTTTTCACAGACAGTAACGCTGACAGCATTGGCGCATTGTTTGGCGGTTTACTGTCAGACCCATGGACATTACTGCTCTGGCACTCTGTCTTTATGGTGTTAGTTATCACTATTGTTGCTGGTGGAATTCGCTCAGGCATGGAAAAGGCCATCAACATCTTAATGCCAATCCTCTTCATTTTATTACTGGTAATGGTCGGCTACGCGTTAAGCAGCGGCGATTTTGCACAAGGTTTCGCTTTTCTATTTCAACCAGACTTCTCAAAACTAACGACCGAGGGTATTTTAACCGCACTTGGGCATGCTTTCTTTACCTTAAGCCTTGGTATGGGTGTCATGATGGCATATGGCTCTTACCTTCCTAAAAATGTCTCCATCGTTAAAACAGCCGTGGCTGTTTCTGTCGTCGATACTGTCGTTGCCTTATTAGCAGGTCTAGCTATCTTCCCGTTAGTATTTGCAAACGGCCTTGAGCCAGGGTCAGGTCCTGGGTTGATTTTCCAAACGCTTCCTCTTGCCTTCGGACAAATGACAGGCGGTGTACTTTTTGGCACACTATTTTTTGCACTGCTGGTTGTAGCAGCCGTAACCTCGGCCATATCACTACTTGAACCGGTAGTCGAATGGTTAGAGGAGCAGAAAGGTATCAACCGTTTATCAGGCACGCTCATTGGCGGTATATCTATCTGGGTATTAGGTCTATTTACCATTCTGTCATTCAACGAGTGGGCAGACGTACACCCTCTTGATTTTATTCCAGTATTTGAAAATAAAACCATCTTTGATCTGCTTGATTACGTCACAGCTAACTTAATGATGCCACTAGGCGGCCTATTCATTGCTATTTTTGTCGGTTGGTTTATGAACAAACAAGCTGTCGAAAACCAATTAGATATAAACAATGGCTACGGCTTCAAGATCTTTATGTTTATATTACGCTTTATTACACCCGCTGCAGTAGCCACTGTATTTATCTACAATTTGGTATAA
- a CDS encoding methyl-accepting chemotaxis protein has product MGGSVVHSIQKTSTLLIAIVMLSMAAVLVYQSNDMAQRSINIKEREIKLASLVKVLELSVVKIQYNLADFRSIKSSPSWDARLNTAAETALDFRIAVQKMRMQDSEQAFIYDALLPTFHEFYRVGLQMARSYIDGGPEVAVLFSGQFAVTANAMNAKVSTIAKRLRLSAEKSLTESALAARVHVWTGIVFGVVFILLLVRCGLFYWKHWVRPVNQLGDSVSSLVADLKESLVPVQLAKPNRVINKSIAKVYGAIDDLISHSDEKVDDLQRELQSLVFVRQALDVSHACVMLTDERFTILYANSSLMQLFQNQRKAFVAEFGDLDSVNLVGKRLDLFRRNPEKRVDVLARLSHRMRARIPVANRMMTLVVTLIDDVENSSGFLIEWQDVTHEFKVEQQIKLLVASAAKGDLSKRISIDSLKKLAPSSFLGHVSRDLNELMEVVTLAVDGSEGSLCSLVEGRTDEDSDIDLPGRFGDLSESIRGLSAHLNMLVIEKKEFSKWAAFNIQGVFKVSRELQENAQQQSRLVGPVCFEAEKLLALTQKVKKSALSLNNGVNQAEFKAQQAGQFIERLVESYQQMDKSNVNITDAVDMVEQVAFQANLLALNAAVEAARAGEQGKSFAVVASEVRVQAMRAAKAAADIKSYVNSNVAHVDSGIENANAWNSSVLELLSIFSVAENDEFSRSLSAQLEGVEQLKGSVSNMNSLVHQNGTLVEYLSDSAESMKYQSERLSYLQE; this is encoded by the coding sequence ATGGGTGGCAGCGTTGTACACTCAATACAAAAAACCTCAACCCTCCTGATAGCTATAGTCATGCTGTCTATGGCTGCTGTGCTTGTTTATCAAAGCAATGATATGGCCCAGCGCTCTATCAACATAAAAGAACGCGAAATAAAGTTGGCATCGTTAGTTAAAGTTTTAGAGCTGTCCGTTGTTAAGATTCAATATAACCTAGCCGATTTTCGATCGATTAAAAGTTCTCCTAGTTGGGATGCACGTTTAAATACGGCTGCTGAGACAGCTCTTGATTTTCGTATTGCGGTTCAAAAGATGCGCATGCAAGATAGCGAACAAGCGTTTATATATGATGCTTTATTACCTACTTTTCATGAGTTTTATCGAGTGGGTTTGCAGATGGCTAGGTCCTATATTGATGGAGGACCAGAAGTTGCTGTTCTTTTTTCTGGCCAGTTTGCTGTTACTGCTAACGCAATGAATGCAAAAGTAAGTACGATCGCTAAGCGCTTACGGTTAAGTGCTGAAAAGAGCCTTACAGAGTCGGCACTTGCCGCTCGTGTTCATGTTTGGACAGGCATCGTTTTTGGTGTTGTTTTTATATTGCTTCTTGTGCGCTGTGGTTTGTTTTATTGGAAGCACTGGGTTAGGCCTGTTAATCAACTCGGTGACTCCGTATCGTCTTTGGTCGCTGATCTAAAAGAGAGCCTAGTCCCTGTTCAGCTGGCAAAACCTAATAGAGTTATCAACAAAAGCATCGCTAAGGTTTATGGCGCTATTGATGACCTAATATCACACAGTGACGAGAAAGTAGATGATTTACAGCGCGAGTTGCAGTCTTTAGTGTTTGTTCGGCAAGCGCTCGATGTTTCGCACGCTTGTGTTATGTTGACAGATGAGCGCTTTACCATCTTGTATGCGAATAGCTCATTGATGCAGCTTTTTCAAAATCAGCGCAAGGCTTTCGTCGCAGAGTTTGGTGATCTTGATTCTGTTAATTTGGTAGGCAAGCGACTAGATCTCTTTCGTCGTAACCCCGAAAAACGTGTAGACGTGTTAGCACGTTTATCTCATCGTATGCGAGCGCGTATTCCTGTTGCTAATCGTATGATGACGTTAGTTGTTACCTTAATCGATGACGTGGAAAACTCGTCTGGCTTCTTGATTGAGTGGCAAGACGTTACGCATGAATTTAAAGTTGAGCAGCAAATAAAGTTACTGGTGGCGTCTGCCGCTAAAGGTGACTTATCTAAACGTATCTCCATTGATTCTTTAAAAAAACTTGCTCCAAGCTCATTTCTTGGTCATGTGAGTCGTGACTTAAATGAGCTTATGGAAGTTGTCACTTTAGCCGTGGATGGGTCAGAAGGTTCTTTATGCTCGCTTGTTGAGGGGCGTACAGATGAAGATTCTGACATTGATCTGCCTGGCAGATTTGGTGACCTTTCTGAGAGTATCAGGGGGTTGTCTGCTCACTTAAATATGCTGGTTATAGAGAAAAAAGAGTTTTCTAAATGGGCTGCTTTTAATATTCAGGGTGTTTTTAAGGTTTCTCGGGAGTTGCAAGAGAACGCTCAGCAGCAGTCTAGATTGGTTGGTCCAGTATGTTTTGAAGCTGAAAAGTTATTAGCCCTGACTCAAAAAGTTAAAAAGTCTGCGCTTTCGCTTAATAATGGAGTTAACCAGGCTGAGTTTAAGGCGCAGCAGGCAGGGCAATTCATAGAGCGGCTTGTTGAGTCATATCAGCAAATGGATAAGTCTAATGTAAACATTACTGATGCGGTCGACATGGTGGAGCAGGTAGCATTCCAAGCAAACTTGCTAGCGTTAAATGCCGCTGTTGAAGCTGCGCGAGCAGGAGAGCAAGGAAAAAGCTTTGCGGTAGTTGCATCAGAAGTGAGAGTTCAAGCGATGCGTGCTGCTAAAGCCGCAGCCGATATTAAATCTTATGTTAATAGCAATGTTGCGCATGTGGATAGTGGTATTGAAAATGCAAATGCGTGGAACTCCTCTGTTCTTGAACTGTTATCAATATTCTCTGTTGCAGAAAATGATGAGTTTAGTCGTTCTTTATCGGCGCAGCTAGAAGGCGTCGAGCAGCTAAAAGGGTCGGTTAGTAATATGAACTCTTTAGTACATCAAAATGGAACCTTGGTAGAGTATTTGTCAGACTCAGCCGAATCGATGAAGTATCAATCTGAACGATTAAGTTACTTACAAGAGTAG
- a CDS encoding Leu/Phe/Val dehydrogenase, translating into MSVFSHIEFDHHEQVNFFHDEASGLKAIVAVHNSNRGPALGGCRMWNYASDEEALTDALRLSKGMTYKSALANLALGGGKSVIIGNPRQHKTEALLEMMGRCLESMGGRYIAAEDSGTSVPDLKIMNRNTKFVAGITERPGIDGLLSNGDPSPATAYGTFIGLKATVKHRLGTDNLKGLSVAIQGVGNVGYRLAEHLREAGATLYVNDIHQEYVDKAVKQLGAIAVSSQEILTLDVDVLAPCALGAILNDDSIPNIKASVIAGASNNQLAASRHDMMLKERGILYAPDFAINAGGIIDIFYDRVGHTPQKVSQHIETIADTLDEIFRRSDANNLPTGMVANTLAEERFQKR; encoded by the coding sequence ATGTCAGTTTTTAGCCACATTGAATTTGATCATCATGAACAGGTTAACTTTTTTCACGACGAAGCTTCTGGTCTAAAAGCTATTGTCGCTGTACACAACTCCAACCGCGGGCCAGCACTTGGCGGCTGTCGTATGTGGAACTATGCCTCTGATGAAGAGGCGTTAACAGACGCTCTACGCTTATCTAAAGGAATGACGTATAAATCAGCATTGGCGAATCTTGCGCTAGGAGGCGGAAAATCCGTCATTATTGGCAACCCTCGCCAGCATAAGACCGAAGCGCTACTTGAGATGATGGGCCGCTGCCTAGAAAGTATGGGGGGCCGCTACATAGCAGCAGAAGATTCCGGCACAAGCGTCCCCGACCTTAAAATCATGAACCGTAACACAAAGTTTGTTGCGGGCATTACCGAGCGCCCAGGTATTGATGGGCTGCTATCCAACGGAGACCCTTCACCAGCTACAGCTTATGGCACTTTTATTGGCCTAAAAGCCACAGTAAAACACCGCTTAGGAACAGACAACTTAAAAGGGCTATCCGTCGCTATACAGGGTGTCGGAAATGTTGGTTATCGCCTCGCTGAGCACTTACGTGAAGCAGGCGCCACGCTTTACGTTAACGATATTCATCAAGAATATGTCGATAAAGCAGTCAAGCAACTGGGTGCTATTGCTGTTTCGTCACAAGAAATTCTAACTCTTGATGTTGATGTACTAGCGCCCTGCGCACTCGGCGCAATTCTTAATGATGACAGCATCCCTAACATTAAAGCATCGGTTATTGCTGGTGCCTCTAACAACCAATTAGCAGCATCACGACATGACATGATGCTGAAAGAGCGCGGAATTTTATACGCACCTGACTTTGCGATTAATGCAGGAGGCATTATCGACATCTTCTATGATCGCGTCGGGCACACACCACAAAAGGTATCACAACATATAGAAACCATTGCAGACACATTAGATGAAATCTTCCGTCGCAGCGATGCCAACAACCTACCGACGGGTATGGTTGCCAATACGCTAGCAGAGGAACGCTTTCAAAAAAGATAA
- a CDS encoding SEL1-like repeat protein, with protein sequence MQSTFKTSLILLSTLFACTTHVSAASYQSKSQTCRADGAFKIVSSVGPVASLRLGKNYEQGEGVNRDINQAFEWYCNGAMQKNADAQLKTALLLLEGKGIKRDVSKGMYWLNNAANNGSHDAELALGILLVDADAIRSAVLFKRAAAGGNLYANHRLAELYYYGMGVPQNYRKAQELSELGVAAGFDKSKELLTRIQIKQASGVFKSPEPVPSVESVALIKQPPALKEESQKSNSLLQSFLAILPSLPNFNTDSSTAGGNEVTVITSEASSVPVQQEQQEDVAFAHPVIVKPSVVTEAIVTAVPTKANIIALNKPVAEHKVVPDKIVTENGRGLSSKESSLHKELGDQLVIAVNKEQGEALSATVNETVSQKNAPAQPVVVVKKPSEANKPSVVDVVRPTGHKAASKAFEADITSLARGSEWVNKQPDMRYAIQLVQASQLSGIVKFIKKHNLDDNSYYIHALQDGQYRYILLYGNYPNNRTSKKIAKTLPDAVQKAGYWIRTFGDLRRSYKISP encoded by the coding sequence GTGCAGTCAACTTTCAAAACGAGTCTTATTTTGCTTAGTACGCTTTTTGCGTGCACCACTCATGTGTCAGCAGCCTCTTATCAATCTAAATCTCAAACTTGTCGAGCCGATGGTGCTTTTAAAATAGTCAGTTCTGTTGGTCCCGTAGCTAGTTTACGATTAGGTAAAAATTACGAGCAAGGCGAAGGGGTTAATAGAGATATTAATCAGGCATTTGAATGGTACTGTAATGGGGCAATGCAAAAAAATGCCGACGCGCAGCTCAAGACGGCTTTGCTTTTATTAGAAGGCAAAGGTATTAAAAGAGACGTTAGCAAAGGAATGTACTGGCTGAACAATGCCGCTAATAATGGCAGCCACGATGCTGAGTTAGCATTAGGGATTTTGTTGGTCGATGCTGATGCTATTCGTAGTGCTGTCCTCTTTAAACGAGCTGCTGCAGGCGGTAATTTATATGCGAATCACCGCCTAGCAGAGCTCTATTATTATGGAATGGGAGTGCCCCAGAACTATCGTAAAGCTCAAGAGTTATCTGAGCTTGGGGTCGCCGCTGGATTTGATAAAAGTAAAGAACTCTTAACCCGTATACAGATTAAACAAGCGTCTGGAGTGTTTAAATCGCCAGAACCGGTGCCTTCTGTTGAGTCGGTCGCTCTCATTAAGCAGCCACCTGCGCTTAAAGAAGAGTCACAAAAAAGTAACAGTTTATTGCAGAGCTTCTTGGCCATCTTGCCATCGTTACCTAATTTTAATACTGATTCGTCAACGGCTGGTGGTAACGAAGTGACTGTTATTACCTCAGAAGCAAGCTCTGTTCCCGTACAGCAAGAGCAGCAGGAAGATGTTGCTTTTGCTCATCCAGTAATAGTTAAGCCATCTGTTGTTACTGAGGCTATAGTGACGGCTGTTCCAACAAAAGCGAACATTATTGCGTTAAATAAGCCCGTTGCTGAGCATAAGGTTGTTCCAGATAAAATAGTGACAGAAAATGGAAGGGGTTTAAGTAGCAAAGAGTCTTCTTTACACAAAGAGCTAGGAGACCAGTTAGTAATAGCAGTAAATAAAGAACAGGGTGAAGCTCTTAGTGCAACTGTTAATGAGACAGTGAGCCAAAAAAATGCACCAGCTCAGCCAGTTGTTGTAGTGAAAAAACCTTCAGAGGCGAATAAACCAAGCGTCGTTGATGTGGTGCGGCCTACTGGTCATAAAGCTGCTTCAAAAGCATTTGAAGCAGATATTACAAGCTTGGCGCGTGGTTCTGAATGGGTTAATAAGCAGCCGGATATGCGTTACGCTATTCAGCTTGTGCAAGCCAGCCAGCTTAGTGGAATTGTGAAATTCATTAAAAAACATAATTTGGATGATAATTCATATTACATCCATGCATTGCAGGATGGTCAATACCGCTACATATTGTTGTATGGTAACTACCCAAATAACCGAACCAGTAAAAAAATAGCTAAAACATTGCCGGATGCGGTTCAAAAGGCAGGTTATTGGATCAGAACCTTTGGTGATTTACGTCGTAGTTATAAAATAAGCCCTTAA